The following DNA comes from Fervidibacillus albus.
GGAATGGTCATTATGTATGCAGATAGAATAACCGATTCGATGAAAGTGGCCATTGATGAAACGAAAAGGCGTCGGTCCATCCAAGAACAATTTAATAAAGAACATGGCATCACTCCGAAAACGATTCAAAAGGAAATTCGCGATGTCATTCGAGCAACCCATGCGGCGGAAGAGGAAGAGAAGTATACCGTTTCCGATCAATATGGAAAATTATCGAAAAAGGAAAGGGATAAACTAATCGTCAAACTGGAACAAGAAATGAAGGAAGCTGCACGGGTCCTCGATTTTGAACGGGCTGCCCAACTAAGGGATTTAGTAATGGAATTGAAAGCGGAAGGCTAAGTTTACATCTCTTTTTACGACAAAAAAAACAACGGAATATGCCCTCTTGGAAAAGGCACGCGAAAACATTTTCTTTTTTAGGAAAAAAACCATTTGGAAATCGACTTCGTGCTAACCCGGAAAATGGTGACCGATTTGTAAAATAAAATGGCTCGTATATACAACATTTTCACTTGGAAAAGGAAAGCTTATTAAAAACTGTCGTGTATCTGGCTCGGATACGGCACGACAACCCTTTTATGGAAACATTCAAAGCCGATGAAACGACGACTTTGCATAGGAACGACCCATGTTAATGACCGGAAAGAAACCGATAGCGGAAAGGTGAAGGTAAAATATGAAAGATAAAATTATCGTAAGGGGTGCCCGAACCCATAATTTAAAAGATATTAACGTGGAAATACCGAGGGATCAGCTCGTTGTCCTTACCGGGCTATCCGGATCAGGAAAATCTTCCCTCGCCTTCGATACGATTTATGCAGAGGGGCAGCGGAGATATGTGGAATCGTTAAGTGCCTATGCCCGACAATTTCTTGGACAGATGGATAAACCGGATGTGGATTCGATTGAAGGACTGTCCCCCGCCATTTCGATTGACCAAAAAACGACGAGTCGAAACCCGCGATCAACCGTCGGAACCGTAACGGAAATTTACGATTATTTACGATTGTTATATGCCCGAATTGGTCGTCCGATTTGTCCGAATCACGGTATTGAAATTACTTCCCAAACGATTGAGCAAATGGTCGATCGAATTCTCGAATACCCGGAACGGACGAGATTGCAAATTTTAGCACCCATCGTGTCCGGCCGGAAAGGGACCCATGTGAAAGTTTTAGATGACATTAAAAAACAAGGGTACGTTCGGGTGCGAATTGACGGTGAAATGTATGAAGTTGGGGAAGAGATTACGCTTGATAAAAATAAAAAACATTCCATCGACGTGGTAATCGACCGGATTATTTTAAAGGAAGGCGTTGTTGCCCGGCTGACCGATTCGTTGGAAACAGCGTTAAAGCTTGGAGGCGGTCGGGTATTGATCGACGTCATCGGACAAGAAGAATTGCTTTTTTCCGAGCTTCATGCCTGTCCCCATTGCGGCTTTTCCATTGGGGAGTTGGAACCGCGCATGTTTTCGTTCAACAGTCCCTTTGGCGCATGTCCTGCCTGTGACGGACTCGGTATGAAATTGGAAGTAGATTTGGATCTCGTTATTCCGAATAAAAACTTATCACTACGGGAAAATGCGATCGCTCCGTGGGAACCGATTAGTTCCAAATATTATCCGCAACTGTTAGAAAGTGTGTGCAACCATTACGGAATCGATATGGATACGCCGATAAAGGATCTACCGAAACATCAGTTAGATAAAATTTTATACGGTTCAGATGGGGAAAAAATTCATTTCCATTATGAGAATGATAATGGGTTAATTCGAGATACGGATATTGAATTCGAAGGGGTTATTCGAAATATTGAAAGACGGTTTCGAGAGTCTAGTTCCGATTTTGTGAAAGAGCAAATGGAAAAATATATGACCCAACATGCTTGTCCGGTATGTAAAGGATACCGATTGAAAAAGGAATCGTTAGCCGTTCAAATCGGTGGACTCCATATCGGAGAAGTGACGGATTTATCGGTAAAGGAAGCATTGGTCTTTTTTGAAAACTTGGAGTTGACGGAAAAAGAAAAGAATATTGCCCGCTTGATTTTAAGGGAAATTCGAGAACGACTTGGATTTCTTGTAAACGTCGGCCTCGACTATTTAACCTTAAGTCGTTCGGCAGGAACTTTATCTGGTGGAGAAGCGCAGCGAATTCGTTTGGCGACTCAAATCGGATCCCAATTAACAGGGGTTTTATACATTTTGGATGAACCGTCGATCGGGCTTCATCAAAGGGATAACGACAAATTATTAGATACGTTAAAACATATGCGGGATATTGGCAATACACTCATCGTCGTTGAACATGACGAAGATACGATGTTAGCCGCTGATTATTTAATTGACGTCGGTCCGAGAGCAGGTGTTCACGGTGGCGAAATTGTTGCGACGGGTACGCCAGAAGAAGTAATGGAAAATGAACAATCGATTACCGGGCAATATTTATCCGGGAAAAAATTTATCTCCGTACCGAATCAAAGAAGAAAGGGAAATGGACTTTTCCTTGAAATTGTTGGTGCGAAGGAAAATAATTTAAAAAATATTAAAGTCAAATTTCCATTAGGTACGTTTATTACGGTTACCGGTGTTTCCGGGTCAGGGAAAAGTACGTTAGTGAACGAAATTTTGTATAAAACTTTGTCTCAGCGATTACATCGGGCGAAAATCAGACCTGGCGCCCATAAAGAAATAAAGGGAATCGAACATTTAGAAAAAGTGATCGATATTAACCAGTCACCGATCGGTCGTACCCCACGATCGAATCCGGCCACATACACCGGTGTTTTTGATGATATTCGGGACGTGTTTGCTGCAACGAATGAGGCGAAGGTGCGCGGATATAAAAAGGGGAGGTTCAGCTTTAACGTCAAAGGGGGCCGATGTGAAGCGTGCCGAGGTGATGGAATCATTAAAATCGAGATGCATTTTTTACCGGATGTGTACGTTCCTTGTGAAGTTTGCCACGGAAAACGATACAATCGTGAGACGCTGGAAGTGAAATATAAAGGAAAAAATATCTCCGAAGTATTAAATATGACGATTGAAGATGCTTTGGAATTTTTCGCAAACATCCCGAAAATTAAACGGAAATTGCAAACTCTCTACGATGTCGGACTCGGTTATATGAAGCTAGGACAACCGGCGACGACTTTATCCGGTGGTGAAGCGCAACGGGTGAAACTTGCATCGGAATTGCACCGCCGATCCAATGGCCGCACGTTATACATTTTGGATGAGCCAACGACCGGTCTTCACGTCGATGATATTTACCGGCTTTTAGACGTATTACAACGATTAGTGGAAAACGGCGATACGGTCGTCGTCATTGAACATAATTTGGATGTGATAAAAACGGCCGACTACATTATTGATCTCGGTCCAGAAGGTGGAGATCGGGGGGGAACGGTCATTGCAAAAGGAACTCCTGAACAAATAGCCGCCAAAGAACATTCTTATACCGGGCGTTATTTAAAGGGAATTTTAGAACGGGATAAAGAACGAATGCGTATGTTAGTCAAAGAAAAATCGACATTAAACGCCTAAGTCCAAAAACCTTGCCTTATTTTCAGGGCAAGGTTTTTTCATGAGACTACTGGTTAAAATGGCAACCTCAAACCCGTGTGTCTACGAAACGTTCAAGTTACGCATCCATTCGATCATTCCAAAGGTTGTCCAAATTCGTTTGGAAAAATGTCCCCCTTTAAACGAATGTGATCCATTGAAAGCGAAAATTAATGGAAACGATAGGGAAATGAAATTTGCAAAGATTCTTCAAAGGATATTCGTAAAATTAAATAACTCACTTAATAATATTTAAATATTAAAAGACAAAACTAAAAAATATTAATTTATATATTGATTATTTTAATTATATTCTTTATAATAATATTAAAGAAAAAGAAGATGACGATTTTGGCGATAGAAGCAATCACATGATGCCCCGTTTGTAACGAAACGTTACGAATGAAGAAGCTTCAATGTCCCCGTTGTCATACGACGA
Coding sequences within:
- the uvrA gene encoding excinuclease ABC subunit UvrA; amino-acid sequence: MKDKIIVRGARTHNLKDINVEIPRDQLVVLTGLSGSGKSSLAFDTIYAEGQRRYVESLSAYARQFLGQMDKPDVDSIEGLSPAISIDQKTTSRNPRSTVGTVTEIYDYLRLLYARIGRPICPNHGIEITSQTIEQMVDRILEYPERTRLQILAPIVSGRKGTHVKVLDDIKKQGYVRVRIDGEMYEVGEEITLDKNKKHSIDVVIDRIILKEGVVARLTDSLETALKLGGGRVLIDVIGQEELLFSELHACPHCGFSIGELEPRMFSFNSPFGACPACDGLGMKLEVDLDLVIPNKNLSLRENAIAPWEPISSKYYPQLLESVCNHYGIDMDTPIKDLPKHQLDKILYGSDGEKIHFHYENDNGLIRDTDIEFEGVIRNIERRFRESSSDFVKEQMEKYMTQHACPVCKGYRLKKESLAVQIGGLHIGEVTDLSVKEALVFFENLELTEKEKNIARLILREIRERLGFLVNVGLDYLTLSRSAGTLSGGEAQRIRLATQIGSQLTGVLYILDEPSIGLHQRDNDKLLDTLKHMRDIGNTLIVVEHDEDTMLAADYLIDVGPRAGVHGGEIVATGTPEEVMENEQSITGQYLSGKKFISVPNQRRKGNGLFLEIVGAKENNLKNIKVKFPLGTFITVTGVSGSGKSTLVNEILYKTLSQRLHRAKIRPGAHKEIKGIEHLEKVIDINQSPIGRTPRSNPATYTGVFDDIRDVFAATNEAKVRGYKKGRFSFNVKGGRCEACRGDGIIKIEMHFLPDVYVPCEVCHGKRYNRETLEVKYKGKNISEVLNMTIEDALEFFANIPKIKRKLQTLYDVGLGYMKLGQPATTLSGGEAQRVKLASELHRRSNGRTLYILDEPTTGLHVDDIYRLLDVLQRLVENGDTVVVIEHNLDVIKTADYIIDLGPEGGDRGGTVIAKGTPEQIAAKEHSYTGRYLKGILERDKERMRMLVKEKSTLNA